One genomic segment of Caldimonas brevitalea includes these proteins:
- a CDS encoding 2-oxoglutarate dehydrogenase family protein, which produces MMQQYRSNSYLFGGNAPYVEELYEAYLDNPGSVPDNWRAYFDALQNVPAVDGSESRDVPHAPVIESFAQRAKSNAFAVKASSADLAVARKQVHVQSLIAAYRFLGSRWADLDPLKRQERPKIPELEPAFYDLTESDMDITFSATNTYFTKADQMTLREIVQALRETYCGTIGAEFMHITEPAEKRWWQQQLESIRSKPTFSVEKKKSILERLTAAEGLERYLHTKYVGQKRFSLEGGESFIASMDELIRRGGEKGVQEIVIGMAHRGRLNVLVNTLGKSPKDLFSEFEHTAPEDLPAGDVKYHQGFSSDVSTPGGPVHLSLAFNPSHLEIVNPVVEGSVKARMDRRGDEDGDQVLPVLVHGDAAFAGQGVVMETLALAQTRGYYTGGTVHIVINNQIGFTTSDPRDSRSTLYCTDVVKMIEAPVLHVNGDDPEAVVLATQLALDYRQEFNKDVVVDIVCFRKLGHNEQDTPSLTQPLMYKKIAAHPGTRKLYADKLSAQGAIPAETADEMAKAYRAAMDAGKHTVDPVLTDFKSKYAVDWSPFLGKKWTDAADTALPLAEVKRLAERITTIPSTFKVHPLVEKVIADRAAMGRGEINVDWGMGEHLAYASLVASGYPVRLSGEDCGRGTFVHRHAVLHDQKREKWDEGSYIPLQNVADNQAPFVVIDSILSEEAVLGFEYGYASADPNTLVIWEAQFGDFANGAQVVIDQFIASGEVKWGRANGLTLMLPHGYEGQGPEHSSARLERFMQLAADNNIQVVQPTTASQIFHVLRRQQVRMFRKPLVIMTPKSLLRNKDATSPLTEFTKGEFRTVIGELNAQIDPAKVKRVIACSGKVYYELVKKREEKKSQDVAILRIEQLYPFPHKAFTAELRKYPNVTDVVWCQDEPQNQGAWFFVQHYIHENMSEGQKLGYAGRPASASPAVGYAHLHQEQQKALLDQAFAKLKGFVLTK; this is translated from the coding sequence ATGATGCAGCAATACAGGTCGAACTCGTACCTGTTCGGGGGCAATGCTCCCTACGTCGAAGAGTTGTACGAGGCCTACCTCGACAACCCCGGTTCGGTGCCCGACAACTGGCGCGCCTACTTCGACGCCCTTCAGAATGTGCCCGCGGTGGACGGCTCCGAGTCGCGCGATGTGCCGCATGCGCCGGTGATCGAGTCCTTCGCGCAGCGCGCCAAATCCAACGCCTTTGCTGTCAAGGCGAGCAGTGCCGATCTCGCGGTCGCGCGCAAACAGGTCCATGTTCAGTCGCTGATCGCTGCCTATCGTTTCCTCGGCTCGCGCTGGGCCGACCTCGATCCGCTCAAGCGCCAGGAGCGCCCCAAGATCCCCGAGCTGGAGCCGGCGTTCTACGACCTGACCGAGTCCGACATGGACATCACGTTCAGTGCGACGAACACCTACTTCACCAAAGCCGACCAGATGACCCTGCGCGAGATCGTGCAGGCCTTGCGTGAAACCTACTGCGGCACCATCGGCGCCGAGTTCATGCACATCACCGAGCCGGCCGAAAAGCGTTGGTGGCAGCAGCAGCTGGAAAGCATTCGCTCCAAGCCCACCTTCAGCGTCGAGAAGAAGAAGTCCATCCTCGAGCGCCTCACCGCCGCGGAAGGTCTCGAGCGCTACCTGCACACCAAATACGTCGGCCAGAAGCGCTTCTCGCTCGAAGGCGGCGAGTCCTTCATCGCGTCGATGGACGAGCTGATCCGCCGCGGCGGCGAGAAGGGCGTGCAGGAAATCGTGATCGGCATGGCCCACCGCGGCCGCCTCAACGTGCTGGTCAACACGCTGGGCAAGTCGCCCAAGGATTTGTTCTCGGAGTTCGAGCACACCGCGCCCGAAGACCTGCCCGCTGGCGACGTCAAGTACCACCAGGGCTTCTCGAGCGACGTGTCCACCCCCGGCGGCCCGGTGCACCTGAGCCTGGCCTTCAACCCTTCGCACCTCGAAATCGTCAACCCGGTGGTCGAAGGCTCGGTCAAGGCCCGGATGGACCGCCGCGGTGACGAGGACGGCGACCAGGTGCTGCCCGTGCTGGTGCACGGCGACGCCGCCTTCGCCGGACAGGGTGTGGTGATGGAGACGCTGGCGCTGGCGCAGACGCGCGGCTACTACACCGGCGGCACGGTGCACATCGTCATCAACAACCAGATCGGCTTCACCACCTCCGATCCGCGCGACAGCCGCTCGACGCTGTATTGCACCGACGTGGTCAAGATGATCGAAGCGCCGGTGCTGCACGTGAACGGCGACGACCCCGAAGCGGTCGTGCTCGCCACGCAGCTGGCCCTCGACTACCGCCAGGAGTTCAACAAGGACGTGGTGGTCGACATCGTGTGCTTCCGCAAGCTGGGCCACAACGAGCAGGACACGCCCTCGCTGACCCAGCCGCTGATGTACAAGAAGATCGCAGCCCACCCCGGCACCCGCAAGCTGTACGCCGACAAGCTGTCCGCCCAGGGCGCGATCCCGGCCGAAACCGCCGACGAGATGGCCAAGGCCTATCGCGCCGCGATGGACGCCGGCAAGCACACGGTCGACCCGGTGCTGACCGACTTCAAGAGCAAGTACGCGGTCGACTGGTCGCCCTTCCTCGGCAAGAAGTGGACCGACGCGGCCGACACCGCGCTGCCGCTGGCCGAGGTCAAGCGCCTGGCCGAACGCATCACCACCATCCCGAGCACCTTCAAGGTCCACCCGCTGGTCGAGAAGGTCATTGCCGACCGCGCCGCCATGGGCCGCGGCGAGATCAACGTCGACTGGGGCATGGGCGAGCACCTGGCCTATGCGTCGCTGGTCGCCAGCGGCTATCCGGTGCGGCTGTCGGGTGAAGACTGCGGCCGCGGCACCTTCGTGCACCGCCACGCCGTGCTGCACGACCAGAAGCGCGAGAAGTGGGACGAAGGCAGCTACATCCCGCTGCAGAACGTGGCCGACAACCAGGCACCGTTCGTCGTGATCGACTCCATCCTGTCGGAAGAAGCCGTGCTCGGCTTCGAGTACGGCTATGCCAGCGCCGACCCCAACACGCTGGTGATCTGGGAAGCCCAGTTCGGCGACTTCGCCAACGGCGCCCAGGTGGTGATTGACCAGTTCATCGCGTCGGGCGAGGTCAAGTGGGGCCGCGCCAACGGCCTGACGCTGATGCTGCCGCACGGCTACGAAGGCCAGGGCCCCGAGCACTCGTCGGCGCGCCTCGAGCGCTTCATGCAGCTGGCGGCAGACAACAACATCCAGGTGGTCCAGCCCACCACGGCCAGCCAGATCTTCCACGTGCTGCGCCGCCAGCAGGTGCGCATGTTCCGCAAGCCGCTGGTCATCATGACGCCCAAGTCGCTGCTGCGGAACAAGGACGCCACCTCGCCGTTGACCGAGTTCACCAAGGGTGAATTCCGCACCGTGATCGGCGAGCTGAACGCGCAGATCGACCCGGCCAAGGTCAAGCGCGTGATCGCCTGTTCGGGCAAGGTGTATTACGAGCTGGTGAAAAAGCGCGAAGAGAAGAAGTCGCAAGACGTCGCCATCCTGCGCATCGAGCAGCTCTATCCGTTCCCGCACAAGGCCTTCACCGCCGAGCTGAGGAAGTACCCCAACGTCACCGATGTCGTCTGGTGCCAAGACGAGCCGCAGAACCAGGGCGCCTGGTTCTTCGTGCAGCACTACATCCACGAGAACATGAGCGAAGGGCAGAAGCTCGGTTACGCCGGGCGTCCCGCCTCGGCCTCGCCGGCCGTGGGCTATGCCCACCTGCACCAGGAGCAGCAGAAAGCGCTGCTCGACCAGGCCTTCGCCAAGCTCAAGGGTTTCGTCCTCACCAAATAA
- the soxB gene encoding thiosulfohydrolase SoxB, with product MPLSRREFLSVLAAAAAAGFPLDREASAAQARSLYDVPRYGNVHLLHMTDCHAQLLPVYFREPSVNLGLGAAEGQLPHVVGAPLLKRLGLRPGSREAHAFTSLDFERLARRYGKVGGFAHLATLVQRLKASRPGALLLDGGDTWQGSATALWTQGQDMVEAAKLLGVDVMTGHWEFTYGMERVSQLVERELAGHIDFIAQNVKTADFGDPVFKPFVMKQVNGVDVAIIGQAFPYTPIANPRWLMPDWTFGIQEAELQRLVQQVREQGAQAVVLLSHNGMDVDLKLASRVSGIDVILGGHTHDGMPVPVTVRHEGGQTLVTNAGSNGKFLGVLDLDVRGKRVAGVRYRLLPVFADLLPADTRMATYIDKLREPYAAKLAQPLAVTEGLLWRRGNFNGSFDQLILDAMMDVRGAEIAFSPGFRWGTTLLPGETITREHLMDQTAITYPWCTLTEMSGEAIKTVLEDVADNLFNPDPYYQQGGDMVRVGGLTYTCDPRAAAGRRILDMRLAGTPIEAGKKYKVAGWAPVSEAARDSGPPIWEVVESWLAQHKTVAPRQLNQPRLLGVDGNPGLA from the coding sequence ATGCCTCTGTCACGCCGCGAATTCCTGAGTGTGCTGGCCGCCGCAGCGGCTGCCGGCTTTCCGCTCGACCGTGAGGCCAGCGCAGCTCAGGCCCGCTCGCTCTACGACGTCCCCCGCTACGGCAACGTGCACTTGCTGCACATGACCGACTGCCATGCGCAGTTGCTGCCGGTGTATTTCCGCGAGCCCAGCGTCAACCTGGGGCTGGGGGCTGCCGAGGGCCAGCTGCCCCACGTCGTCGGCGCGCCGCTGTTGAAGCGGCTCGGGCTGCGTCCCGGCAGCCGCGAAGCGCACGCCTTCACGTCGCTCGACTTCGAGCGCCTGGCGCGCCGCTATGGCAAGGTCGGCGGCTTCGCCCACCTGGCCACGCTGGTGCAACGCCTCAAGGCGAGCCGCCCCGGCGCCTTGCTGCTCGACGGCGGCGACACCTGGCAGGGATCTGCGACCGCGTTGTGGACCCAAGGCCAGGACATGGTCGAGGCCGCCAAGCTGCTGGGCGTCGACGTGATGACCGGGCACTGGGAGTTCACCTACGGGATGGAGCGCGTGTCCCAGTTGGTGGAACGCGAGCTGGCCGGCCACATCGATTTCATCGCCCAGAACGTCAAGACCGCCGACTTCGGCGACCCCGTGTTCAAGCCCTTCGTGATGAAGCAGGTCAACGGTGTCGACGTCGCCATCATCGGGCAGGCGTTTCCGTACACGCCGATCGCCAACCCGCGCTGGCTGATGCCCGACTGGACCTTCGGCATCCAGGAGGCCGAACTGCAGCGCCTGGTGCAGCAGGTGCGCGAGCAGGGCGCCCAGGCGGTCGTGCTGCTGTCGCACAACGGCATGGACGTCGACCTGAAGCTGGCCTCGCGCGTCAGCGGCATCGACGTGATCCTCGGCGGCCACACGCACGACGGCATGCCGGTGCCGGTGACGGTGCGCCACGAGGGCGGCCAGACGCTGGTGACCAATGCCGGCTCGAACGGCAAATTCCTCGGCGTGCTCGATCTCGACGTGCGGGGCAAGCGGGTGGCCGGCGTTCGCTACCGACTGCTGCCGGTGTTCGCCGATTTGCTACCGGCCGATACGCGGATGGCCACCTACATCGACAAGCTGCGGGAGCCCTACGCCGCCAAGCTGGCGCAGCCGCTGGCGGTGACCGAGGGCCTGCTGTGGCGCCGGGGCAATTTCAACGGCAGCTTCGACCAGCTCATCCTCGACGCGATGATGGACGTGCGAGGCGCCGAGATCGCCTTCTCGCCCGGCTTCCGCTGGGGCACCACGCTGCTGCCGGGCGAGACCATCACGCGCGAGCACCTGATGGATCAAACCGCCATCACCTACCCCTGGTGCACGCTCACCGAAATGAGCGGCGAGGCGATCAAGACCGTGCTCGAAGACGTCGCAGACAACCTCTTCAACCCCGACCCCTACTACCAGCAAGGCGGTGACATGGTGCGCGTCGGCGGGCTGACCTACACCTGCGATCCACGCGCGGCGGCCGGCCGTCGCATCCTCGACATGCGCCTCGCCGGGACGCCGATCGAGGCCGGTAAAAAGTACAAGGTCGCGGGCTGGGCGCCGGTCTCGGAGGCCGCGCGCGACAGCGGCCCGCCGATCTGGGAGGTGGTCGAAAGCTGGCTCGCGCAGCACAAGACGGTCGCGCCACGCCAGCTCAATCAGCCGCGCTTGTTGGGCGTGGACGGCAACCCGGGGCTGGCCTGA
- the odhB gene encoding 2-oxoglutarate dehydrogenase complex dihydrolipoyllysine-residue succinyltransferase, protein MAIVEVKVPQLSESVAEATLLQWKKKPGEAVAQDEILIEIETDKVVLEVPAPSAGVLAEVVVADGGTVVSDQVIAKIDSEGKAGAAAPAPAPAAAAQAAAPAPAAAATPAAGSGSKSDVAMPAAAKLMADNQLAPGSVPGTGKDGRVTKGDVLGVLEGGAAAKAAPAAVPAPVQIPPTAAAKPPLPPVAAPVASLGDRPEQRVPMSRLRARIAERLLQSQATNAILTTFNEVNMAPLMEMRKKFQEKFEKEHGVKLGFMSFFVKAAVHALKKYPVLNASVDGNDIVYHGYFDIGIAVGSPRGLVVPILRNCDQMTFAEIEKKIAEFGQKAKDGKLGLEELSGGTFSISNGGVFGSMLSTPIINPPQSAILGVHATKDRAVVENGQIVVRPMNYLAMSYDHRIIDGREAVLGLVAMKEALEDPARLLFDI, encoded by the coding sequence ATGGCAATCGTAGAAGTCAAGGTTCCGCAGCTCTCTGAATCGGTGGCCGAGGCCACCCTGCTGCAGTGGAAGAAGAAGCCCGGCGAGGCCGTGGCGCAGGACGAGATCCTGATCGAGATCGAGACCGACAAGGTCGTGCTGGAAGTCCCCGCGCCCAGCGCCGGTGTGCTGGCCGAGGTGGTGGTGGCCGACGGTGGCACCGTGGTCTCCGACCAGGTGATCGCCAAGATCGACAGCGAAGGCAAGGCCGGCGCTGCCGCCCCGGCCCCGGCGCCCGCTGCTGCGGCGCAAGCCGCGGCACCCGCGCCGGCCGCTGCGGCGACGCCGGCCGCAGGCTCGGGCAGCAAGTCGGACGTCGCGATGCCGGCGGCGGCCAAGCTGATGGCCGACAACCAGCTGGCCCCCGGCTCGGTCCCGGGCACCGGCAAGGACGGCCGCGTCACCAAGGGTGATGTGCTCGGCGTGCTCGAAGGCGGCGCTGCCGCGAAGGCCGCCCCTGCCGCGGTGCCGGCGCCCGTGCAGATCCCGCCTACCGCGGCTGCCAAGCCGCCGCTGCCGCCGGTCGCGGCCCCCGTCGCGAGCCTGGGCGACCGCCCCGAGCAGCGCGTGCCGATGAGCCGTTTGCGCGCGCGTATTGCCGAACGCCTGCTGCAGTCGCAAGCCACCAACGCCATCCTGACCACCTTCAACGAGGTCAACATGGCGCCGTTGATGGAGATGCGCAAGAAGTTCCAGGAGAAGTTCGAGAAGGAGCACGGCGTCAAGCTCGGCTTCATGAGCTTCTTCGTCAAGGCGGCGGTGCATGCGCTGAAGAAGTACCCGGTGCTGAACGCGTCGGTGGACGGCAACGACATCGTCTACCACGGCTATTTCGACATCGGCATCGCGGTCGGTTCGCCGCGCGGCCTGGTGGTGCCCATCCTGCGCAACTGCGACCAGATGACGTTCGCCGAGATCGAGAAGAAGATCGCCGAGTTCGGCCAGAAGGCCAAGGACGGCAAGCTCGGCCTCGAAGAGCTGAGCGGCGGCACGTTCTCGATCTCCAACGGCGGCGTGTTCGGCTCGATGCTGTCGACGCCCATCATCAACCCGCCGCAGTCGGCCATCCTCGGCGTGCATGCCACCAAGGACCGTGCGGTGGTCGAGAACGGCCAGATCGTCGTGCGGCCGATGAACTACCTCGCGATGTCGTATGACCACCGCATCATCGACGGCCGGGAAGCCGTGCTGGGCCTGGTGGCGATGAAAGAGGCGCTGGAAGATCCGGCCCGATTGCTGTTCGACATCTGA
- the soxX gene encoding sulfur oxidation c-type cytochrome SoxX translates to MKTNNTLILLGAAAIVAGCATMSAGPDVTEVIKASFQERGIAKLDRLEQTPLQKACSQADAAGKPLDAATASRLEQAALAAVKPPADGTYLGDWKEGEKIAQSGRGLQFNDTAQTVAGGNCYACHQLSKAEISFGNIGPSLYQYGKQRGVANPADPASAEIVKYTWGKLWNSHAYRACSPMPRFGDAGILTEVQLKHVMALLLDPQSPVNTP, encoded by the coding sequence ATGAAAACCAACAACACCCTGATCCTGCTGGGCGCGGCGGCCATCGTGGCCGGTTGCGCGACGATGAGCGCCGGCCCCGACGTCACCGAGGTGATCAAAGCCTCGTTCCAGGAGCGCGGCATCGCCAAGCTCGACCGGCTCGAGCAGACGCCGCTGCAAAAGGCCTGCAGCCAGGCCGATGCGGCGGGCAAGCCGCTGGACGCGGCCACGGCGTCGCGCCTCGAGCAGGCCGCGCTGGCGGCGGTGAAGCCACCGGCCGACGGCACCTACCTGGGCGACTGGAAAGAGGGCGAGAAGATCGCGCAAAGCGGCCGCGGCCTGCAGTTCAACGACACGGCGCAGACCGTGGCCGGCGGCAACTGCTACGCCTGCCACCAGCTGAGCAAGGCCGAGATTTCCTTCGGCAACATCGGCCCGAGCCTGTACCAGTACGGCAAGCAGCGCGGTGTCGCCAATCCGGCCGACCCGGCCAGTGCCGAGATCGTCAAGTACACCTGGGGCAAGCTGTGGAACAGCCACGCCTACCGTGCCTGCTCGCCGATGCCCCGCTTCGGTGATGCGGGTATCCTGACCGAGGTGCAACTCAAGCACGTGATGGCGCTGCTGCTCGATCCGCAATCCCCCGTCAACACGCCCTGA
- the soxA gene encoding sulfur oxidation c-type cytochrome SoxA codes for MKWLAYGAACAVSLAGASALAQKSAADAIADYRASLQDGNPADLNAARGAALWNKARGPKNASLQGCDLGKGPGVVAGAAASLPRYFADADAVMDVESRLVHCMVTLQGFKREELTAKPYSSDGQKATEIEDLVAFLYDESRGMPIAVPTGHPKEQQAYQRGKQIFFFRAGPYDFSCASCHSADGQRIRLQDLPNLTKTAPAQAAFAAWPAYRVSQGAVRTMQWRLYDCFRQQRMPELKYLSPASVDLIAFLGVNANGGKMAAPSIKR; via the coding sequence ATGAAATGGCTTGCATACGGCGCAGCTTGCGCCGTCAGCTTGGCGGGCGCGAGCGCGCTCGCCCAGAAGTCGGCCGCCGACGCGATCGCCGACTACCGCGCTTCGTTGCAGGACGGCAACCCGGCCGACCTGAACGCCGCCCGTGGCGCGGCGCTCTGGAACAAGGCACGCGGACCGAAAAACGCCTCGCTGCAAGGTTGCGATCTCGGCAAAGGCCCCGGCGTGGTGGCCGGCGCCGCGGCCTCGCTGCCGCGCTACTTCGCCGATGCCGACGCGGTGATGGACGTCGAATCGCGGCTGGTGCACTGCATGGTCACGCTGCAGGGCTTCAAGCGGGAGGAGCTGACGGCCAAGCCCTATTCGTCCGACGGCCAGAAGGCGACCGAGATCGAAGACCTGGTGGCCTTCCTCTACGACGAGTCGCGCGGCATGCCGATCGCGGTGCCGACCGGGCATCCGAAAGAGCAGCAGGCCTACCAGCGCGGCAAGCAGATCTTCTTCTTCCGTGCCGGCCCCTACGACTTCTCCTGCGCTTCGTGCCACTCGGCCGATGGCCAGCGCATCCGCCTGCAGGACCTGCCCAACCTGACCAAGACTGCGCCGGCCCAGGCGGCCTTTGCCGCGTGGCCCGCATACCGCGTCTCGCAAGGGGCGGTGCGCACGATGCAATGGCGTTTGTACGACTGCTTCCGACAGCAGCGCATGCCCGAGTTGAAGTACCTCAGCCCGGCCTCGGTCGACCTGATTGCCTTCCTGGGCGTGAACGCCAACGGCGGCAAGATGGCCGCGCCGTCGATCAAGCGTTGA